The proteins below come from a single Mya arenaria isolate MELC-2E11 chromosome 6, ASM2691426v1 genomic window:
- the LOC128238853 gene encoding angiopoietin-related protein 7-like, with the protein MAWIHITTILCILTITIRNSICYLSIDRILNRLDVLEDKSNKVDNGLQKEIVQIKEDFRVLTEELTEALRRESIYRREDIKAIFELLQGKDNDTEGSTKQRPTNNLDKRQETIICTAENSEHVKKAFQQEKLMNFKVRNELESFKNTHKDILSKLKDNVENSISNTVLKMMSIESNFIKNLTDSMNQAELRLLRKVEHVEIMTNDAINALNVTVENYKEQCHKSQVIRETNMLKLIENMTSEIHELKINVRSRLPLQCKEVIVNGVYSIIVNANPIPVYCDIETDGGGWVVFQRRKDGSEDFNRPWLEYKQGFGQLEGEFWLGNELLYQFTRYKPRELRIDMEDYNGKKAYAKYSSFRIYSEELNYKLEVGGYNGNAGDSLNGLVDKGNGVHNGQSFSTRDNDNKSKCATLYGGGWWFNSCFQANLNGGYKNIRWFSLSRDLLKFVEMKFR; encoded by the coding sequence ATGGCTTGGATTCATATCACCACAATTTTATGCATTCTTACTATAACAATCAGAAATTCAATTTGCTACCTTTCGATTGACCGAATACTAAACCGATTAGATGTTTTGGAGGACAAATCAAATAAAGTCGATAATggtttacaaaaagaaattgTTCAGATTAAAGAGGATTTTAGAGTGTTAACAGAAGAACTAACAGAAGCTTTAAGGCGAGAAAGCATATACAGGCGAGAAGATATAAAAGCAATCTTTGAACTTCTACAAGGCAAAGATAATGACACAGAAGGAAGTACGAAACAAAGGCCGACGAACAATCTAGACAAAAGACAGGAAACTATTATTTGTACTGCAGAAAACtctgaacatgttaaaaaagcATTTCAACAAGAAAAGCTTATGAACTTCAAAGTACGAAATGAACTAGAGTCTttcaaaaacacacacaaagaCATCCTGAGTAAGTTGAAAGACAACGTCGAGAATAGTATCTCTAACACTGTTCTGAAAATGATGTCTATTGAAagcaatttcattaaaaatcttACCGACTCTATGAATCAAGCAGAATTACGCCTTTTGAGAAAAGTGGAGCATGTGGAAATAATGACAAACGATGCAATAAATGCTCTGAATGTAACTGTCGAGAACTATAAAGAGCAATGTCACAAAAGTCAAGTGATACGAGAGACAAACATGCTCAAACTGATTGAAAATATGACTTCGGAAATACATGAACTGAAGATCAATGTACGTTCTCGTTTGCCCTTGCAATGTAAAGAGGTTATCGTGAATGGAGTATATTCAATAATAGTTAATGCAAACCCGATACCAGTATATTGTGATATCGAGACAGACGGCGGAGGCTGGGTTGTGTTCCAGAGACGAAAGGACGGTTCAGAGGACTTCAACCGTCCATGGCTGGAGTATAAACAGGGCTTTGGTCAGCTAGAGGGCGAGTTCTGGCTAGGCAATGAACTGTTGTATCAGTTTACACGATATAAACCAAGGGAGCTTAGAATTGATATGGAAGACTATAATGGGAAGAAAGCATATGCCAAATATTCTTCATTCAGAATTTATTCGGAAGAACTAAACTACAAGCTTGAAGTTGGAGGGTACAATGGGAATGCGGGCGATTCCTTGAATGGACTTGTTGACAAAGGTAACGGGGTTCATAATGGACAAAGCTTTTCAACAAGAGACAACGACAATAAATCGAAATGTGCAACTTTGTATGGGGGTGGTTGGTGGTTTAATTCGTGTTTCCAGGCGAACTTGAACGGCggatataaaaatattcgttGGTTTTCTCTAAGCCGCGACTTGTTGAAATTTGTGGAAATGAAATTCCGATAA